In the genome of Brachypodium distachyon strain Bd21 chromosome 3, Brachypodium_distachyon_v3.0, whole genome shotgun sequence, the window AGCCCAGGTCCGCTTCTTGCCTGATGATGTACACGCTGTCAGGCGATCTCGTGGCCCGGCCAGGGAGGAGACTGCGGCGTGGGATCGGGATGAGGGCAAGCCTCACAGGGAACTTGCCTTCCGCCGGCTAGCTTTGGATCGGGATGAGGATGGCTGGATCTTGGAGGCGCTGTCACATCCACCGACGGTCCACGGGCGCTACGCGAGTGAGTTTTGTATCGGGAGGAGAAGGATTGCGCcgggtgattttttttccgtgTGCGTTAGCAAAGAACGGGCGCGCGGTGGCAGGTAGCGGTAATAATGTTTTGGATCGAGCCACCAACTGCAATTTAATATATAAACTAGCAAAAAGcaccgtgcgttgctacggaagaaaagaaattaaaaaacatGCTAGCAGTTTTTAAAAGTGGTGTCTTTTGCACGTAGCTACGTATTGAGAGCAAGTTTAGCAGTTACCGAAATTTCTGATCGAAAAAACGTTAATTCAGTCTGCCGAAAACGCTTTTTCCGatataatttcatattttataatttttagtCCATATGAAAATTATGTTAGCCCCGACGAGATGCTGCTCTCCCTTCGCTCCATCACGCATCTATGCGATGCCATGCCACATATATTGGGCATGTTTCAACCATCATCGATTAGTCAAATGATCAAGTCCAATCGGGTCAAAAAATAGATTCAGGAAAATGGTAAAACTAAAATCATATACGGAGGGAAATTAAATCAATGGGATTTTCAGAGCAGATCCATGTCCTAATTATATTTAGAAAGCATGGTTTGCATGTACCATCAATTAGGCCAAGATTTtagcaaaaataaagaaaaaatagagaaaagcGTCGGTAATAGCATCGCTAGAACGCCCGCTCGGGAGCAGCTGCTACTGCGGCGTCACTGGAGGAAGGCGCCCGCGCTACCCCCATGCCCATCTCCGCCACCATGCATCGGATCCGCAGCCGCGGCGCGCTGACGACCAGCTAAGGAGGCGCCCAACCGATCCGCCGAGGAGCGGGCGCCGCGAAGGATCTTGACGACGCAGGCCGGACGAAGGAGCGGCACTGTTGTCTTCCCCACGCGGATCCTCATCACTGGGATCTGGCCTTCAACGGGACCCGAGCGCTTCGCAACTGGCAGCGTGTCGTCCTACGCCTCCACCTAGTCGTCGAACGCCACCCGGCCTCTCCCGATCTTCTGCAACACTGTCATCACGCCTCCGTCTTTAGACTGCAGCGCCGCTGCCAAGCTCCGCCTACCTCGCTCGCGGCTCGCCCCGCCTCTACCAGAACACACTGTCGATCTCCTCCACAGACTACAGCCACCCGTCCAGATAGATGAAGAGGGAAGGGGGCAGGGGCTCGGTGTCCTTGGTCCAGATCGGGAGCGCCGGAGGAGCGAAGAGGGCAGGGGGCTCTGGGCCGCCAGATGCCCAGATCGAGTCTCCTCGGGActtgggaggaggagacggggcAGGGGATGAGGAGACGGGAGTGGTCGCGCGGGCCAGATCGGTAGTAGAGAGACCGGAGAAGGACTGGagagagggcggcgcggcgggggagagcagtggcggcggcggcatggagatggagaacGAGCGAGGATGGCGATgaagggaggaggcggatcgagcggtgcgaggaagaagagttcgGGAGGGATGAACCGAGGGGATAGGGGCGAGAGGGAAGGGGACAGGGGTCGGGCTGCGCGCCCGCGTGAGAGGGAAGGGAGGAGTCGGACttcgtggaggaggcggatcgAGCGGTGCAAGGAAGAAGAGTTCGGGGGGGATGAATCGAGGGGATAGGTGCGAGAGGGAAGGGGGCAGGGGTCGGGCTACGTGCCCGCGTGAGAGGGTCGTGCGGAAAGTATCGAGGACGTACCTTGGTGGTTAGAATCAATCGGATAAAAAAACGCTTCGGGATTAAAAGTGATGACAGCGGTGGCAAACTCGTAATTTTGGtctagcaggtgtgcccgcgcgttgctacgggtcaacaaaatcacaaactatttatttttattttccatgtaggcaactcatggcgcgTCGAGGTCGGTATgtgggtgtggtggcgtcggtcgtaagacggagtaggagaaatcatgaaaaaaaactagaggAAAATAATATAATAGGCaatggcatattggttgtaattttaacgaagttaatCTACGAGACgacgaccgtaccatcaccaccaactccaatttaatagatagtaatagaatattggtatagatacgccgtgctagctagctagagatggTTGAATTGATATACTAGTATGTTAATTTGTCTTAAAATATATACAGGGCTGACTGCAAAATAACACTGATTCAGTTTTCAGTTGAGTCGAAATTTTGATCTCATCtccagcctgctgctgctgctattaATCTTTGCCTGCAGGTTAATTCGGCTTGCGTTTCTTCCCTAGTGGTCTTGATTTCTCTTCTCTCAGCCGCCTCTGCAAACCAATaaaacgtacgtacgtgttgATGTTATTGTTCAACAGAAAATATATGTACCTACTGGTCGATCACTTGCTGGTGGGGCACAAGAAAATGAGTTGAGCATGCAACAGGCCAGATATATACATACCTGAAACCGTCGCGCTTGGTCAGGAAATGCAGCAGTCACGAGCTAGATATCTTCCTCGGTCACAAGAAACATGCTGCCATCATCGTCGTCCCCGGCCCTCTTGATGATCCATCTGACGAGGTAACaagggcggccatggcggaccTTGATCCGTTGAATCGAGTGGAATTCACACCGGTCACAGAGAAGCAAGTTTTGACCACAtggaggagacgaagaagcCAGCCGGCGTAGATATATGGTTGACAGCATCGGAAGCATGTGTCTCCGGACGTAAGACGGCGGCCAGTCCTGCGTGTAGCCCAAGAAATCCACCAGGGCGTCGACATCAGGGTCGTCCCACCTCAGAGCCTCTGCATCCAGATGGTGATGGCTGCACAAGTAGAGCTTGATTATGTCGTCGTTGGGGAAGTTGGGCTCGGCGGCTAGTCTCTTGCAGACGTTGGCTTGCCAGTCGTTCGTCGTCCTTGGGTATTTGCCGCTACCGATTTCATGTAATCTGAAATATAtctgaataaataaatatatatatatatatatatatataatggcaaaaaagaagagataGATGGAAAGATACTTGCATGTCCAAGACATTATTGTGCTGGTGCAAGGAGTTGAGGAAGCGGAGCGCGGTGGCCCGGCCGACGCCGCGCACGCCATGGCGGTCGTGGTCGCAGCCGACGAGCAGCGCCATGGCCACCATGTGGTTGCGCGTGAGGCCGAGCGTGGACTGGATGTCGGCCATGTGGTAGCACTCGATTGCGTTTGGGCGGAGCGCCCTGATGAcggtggtggtgtcggcggTGAGGCATGCGTGGATGTGGCCGTCTCGGTTGAGCTGCGCGCacagcgcctccgcctcgccggaCGCGCACAGCACCGGCATCCCcaggtggcggaggaggtcgacgcACTCGGAGATGTACTTGGTGAAGGCGGCGTTTCTGCTcttggccggcgccggagacgaggaagaggagaagaagcgcGACTTGAGGGGCGAGGGCGGGCCGtcgaggacgaagacggggGAGGGAGAGCGTGCGGAAGAAGGTGGTGCGGAGGtgggggcggcgcgcggggactCTGAGGGAGGAGATGACCCACACGGAGAGGTCAACGGCCACGCGACGCCCGCGGAGGTAGTCGCCGCCCTCGTGACGTGCGCACGGCTTCAAGACGTCCCAGAAACTGCCCCCAACGCCCATCTTCCTTTGTCTTGAATTCTTCTTCGTCttggccggccgccggcgccggttaAATGGAAGCTGTAAAAAGTAGAAGCGGCAGATGAAACGTCTCGCGTCTCTTGGcggttgattgattgattgccCGAGCAACCGATCCAAGGAATTGAATTGAAGCGGTTTCAGCATCGAAACAAATCCCCTTACGCAGTATACCTATAATCGTTGCAACATAGTATGCTTGTGTACGTAGCAACACAAATACATACTCGTAGCATCTAGAAACAACGTTTGCAACatctaaataaaataaaatgcatttacctcttcttcttcttcggccCCAACGGCTCCCGTGACGGCCGGGCATGACGAGAGCGGCAACTCCAACGGAGGAAGGGCATGCATCACGAAGACGACGGTAGGAGACGTTGTGGTTGCAGCGACAGGTCACAGTGGCGGTCAACAGCGTCCAACTCCAAGCTGCTGCAGGCCAAAGCTGTTGTGCTAAGATGCCCCCGACAGATGATTTCTTAATCCGATCTGGTACGTACGATGGCAGGAATCGCACGGCTGTCGAACCGGCCGACGCCTAGCGCGCCCCGAGTAGTTATGCTTGGTTTGCTATGATGCTGCCTTACAATCCGTTTCATTCCGCGACTACTTGAAAGTTGAGATTaagaatcttttttttaatatagcATAACAGACTTCTAGAGAGCTGTGGGTCATGTGATCCTACTCTCTTACTGTATGCACTCCACACGAGAACACACGCAACTGGTCTGAGTACCGGAAATAAGTGGCTGGAATTGTATAataatctatacaaatccaaatcatttattttgagATGGATGAAGTACTATAGTCACAACCTAAACTTAGAAAAAACATGAGCAACAACATATGAACGTCAAAGCTGCAGCGAGAAACAATTAATCGCATCTGCTCGATCGACAAATACTACACACCAACGTACCTTGAGTAACTCTTAAATCTCAAGTTCCAGAGACACAAACAGTGGAGAACAGTTTCTCACTCGATAATACAAATACACTGATCACCAAATTTGCAACGTCCTGGTTACACGGACATGATCGAACCAAATCCAACTTGACGTTGTATAATTAGCAGCTTGGAGGTGCAGAGTCGGCTTGCCAAGCTTGTTCCTTTTCCATTTCCGGGTTTTCCTTTGGAGGTGTGGAATCGGATTGCGATGCATGCTTGGTCCTTTTCCGTTTCCAGGCTTTTCTTTGGAGGTGCGGAATCGGGTTGCGACCAGGAAGTCGATTAATTGTCTTCTAAGAGCATTTTCAGCAGGACCCCTAAACAAGATCCCTATCCCGTTTTAGAGCCGGAAGTAAAAAAACTTCTTCAACAGGACCTCTATTTGATCCTCTAAAATAGGGAGGCCCCTAGAATCCACTCTCAAGCCCCCGTTCCCAGGGGCTCTCCAAGGAAGCCCCTATTTTTGCCACGTCAGcccagctcctcctcttctctcctcctcaCTCCCTGCGCCCACGACCACCGCCGCCTACCTCCCAGGCCGTCACCGCCCGTCCCCCGCGCCCCCCGCCTTGCCTCCCCCGCGCtcggcggcgctggtggcCGGCTCCTCCACTGCCTCCACCCCACTGCCGTCGCGCCCTTCCCTGCCTCCACCCCACTGCCACCGCCTCCCTTGGCGCCGTGACGCCCCTCCTTGCCttcacccccgccgccgcgcccatcCCCTGCCTCTgtttgcgccgccgccctcaaCGTTGCCAcgcccctctccctcctccgccccaaCCATCCCCCGGCGGCATCGCAACCACGACCGCCTCGCTGCGCGTGGCAGAGCGTGCCTGcgccttggccgccgccggaccgCCTGCCCGCCGTGCCGCTGGTCGGTCGTCGCCCGACCGCCGCGTCCTACTACCTCGGCCGACTACTACctcaggaagaagaagatgagaggAGAAAATGACCCACTGACACACGGGTCACACTAATCAGTGTAATACTAAGAATAAATAGGAGCAGATATTTAGGAGCTACCGCTGAAGATTGACCTGAAATAAGGGCtcaaaaattagaaaaaaacCCCTAAACAACATTTAGGGGTCTTGATTTAAGTGCTGCTGCCGAAGATGCTCTAACCATCTCGACGTCGCACACTCGCACTTATCCAACAATGCCTTattgtaagaaaaaagaagactgTTCAAAGGCTAGGTGTGTGCCGTTTGTGGGCTGTACCATGTTGGGCTGCGGGAGTGGAGGTGCTATTCTGGGCCTGGATGGATGGGCTAGGCCGTTAGTAAACAATTACGTGGTCTGAATGAGTAATATACTCTGTATTATTTAGATGGGCCGGACCCGTGCTACAGCCCGGGCGCCCTTGCGCGTGCGAGcgttgttttaaaaaaaaaattgttggaagATGATACTACGACTACTCGTATAATCTTCCAGGAGAACCAGGGACTTTGCTCGTCTAGCAAGCAAAGGAGGACGtcccaaagaaaagaaaagaaaagcaaagcaaCCAAAATGCGTGACAAAGAGAAAACATAAAGAAGGTTCTAGATGCTTCCCGGTCCAACGTGATGGAACACCGTTGACTGACAGTGACAGCAGCTAGTCTGATCCCACCTGTCAGCCACCAACAACTACCTGCCCGTCCGTCCCCTTTGTCTCCTTCATTCATTCGTTGCTGGGTCCCTTTTTTgattatttatatttatataagAGAAGAACTAACCCAAACCGAATCGGAGAAACCATTGCTAAACCCTAAGCCAAAAGCTGCGAGACGAGATCGTCGGAgccgcgccgtcgtcttcctcctcctccaggtATCCATCCATCGATTCATCCCCAGCGTCCTCCTTCCCTCTCTGTTAATTTGCTCCTGGCCGATCGGCAAGACAGCGACAGGCCATGGCGCGGATCGGGATTTGTCAGACAGACGCTGGATTGATTCGTTCGTGATTAGGGGATTATTAAGTTGACTATCAAGGTCCCTCTCCGCTTCTTcatcccgccgctgctgctgctggtaaaCGCTCCTAGATTTGTCCGCCGGCTCGTATGCTGCTCTATCCTGTGGGTTCTTCTATTCAGTGCAGAGGGTGGGGAGGGGAGTCCCCAGGGCTCATACGGCTGATTTGTTCTGGGCAGTTGCAATTAGACGTCCTACTAGCTACTAGCTTGATGTCGGACACCAGGTCTTAGTTAGTTCCTGTCACGATGTCGAGCTAGTGACAGATCGCGCTAGTTCCGAAATAGCACACGGCCAAGCAAAAATGCACGGGACCACTGATTTACACAGCGTAGACTGTCTGCTGCGTAAATGTAGAGGAGTTACTCTGTTTctactctgttttttttcttcaagaaacAGAGTCTTCTTAATtagtcattttttttccaagcgCCTTAATTAGTCATTTTTTCCATACATCTCTTAATCGTATCACACATATTCTTCGGAGCACTGCTTTTCTTTCTCCATCTTGAAATTCATGCTGATGTGAACTGTGTTTCTTAAAAAAGCTCTCTGATTGTCTGCTAGACAACATATATGGCTTCACCATTCGGGGGCACTTCCACATGTGGCCTCAAGGCCGCCGCTCCTGCTGGCTTCGCGACCAAGAAGCAACTTTCCCTTGTTTTGCCCCCGTGCGTTTCGCTTCCCCAGAAATTCAGGCCCAGGAGGAAGTGCAGTTTCAGAGTAAATGCCGCAAAGGAGCTCTACTTCAACAAGGATGGATCAGCCATCAAGAAGCTGCAAGTGAGTTGTGTGCAATCTAAGCACCATTTATATGCCGTTGCGTCGTTTTGGTTTCAGATGCTTATTGCTGACTTCATATGTCTTATATATTTACCTCTCAGAATGGAGTCAATAAGCTTGCTGATCTGGTAGGAGTCACTCTTGGCCCAAAAGGACGCAATGTTGTCCTTGAGAGCAAGTATGGGTCGCCCAAAATTGTCAATGACGGTGTCACGGTGGCAAAAGAGGTATTGTCTTGTTAGGAATTCAGCTTCATGTGTTTACAGTGCAATCCTGGTAAAAGTTAAATTCGTGGCTGTGAATTGTTCTCATGATCCCCTATGAACCAGGTTGAGCTGGAGGACCCTGTTGAAAATATTGGAGCTAAGTTGGTTCGGCAAGCTGCTGCTAAGACAAATGATTTGGCTGGTGACGGCACAACCACTTCTGTTATCCTTGCTCAAGGAATGATAACTGAGGGTGTTAAGGTAAACCAATATAAAAAACTTGTATCTTGTATTTATAACATAGAAACATTTTATTCAGTTCTTGAAACAATGTTGggtttgtttgcttttcccAGATTGTAGCTGCTGGTGCTAATCCGGTGCAGATTGCCCGTGGTATCGAGAAAACAGCCAAAGCACTAGTCAGCGAACTTCGGAAGATGTCCAAGGAGGTAAGATCTTTTCAATCAATTGTTCTGTTCTCGAAATACATTCATCTTTCTCTTGTCGTTCTACAATCACAACTTCATAACAGTGCATCTGATTGTGCTGCGTTCGCTCACTATGATACTGATAAACGGGATCGCTGACTCACCCCTAAGTACCATACTTGAGATATCATCCACTTTTTTCCATTTTAAATCGTATATAAGAAATATTCAAAGGCAGTACTTTCTGTTTGAAACTTGAGTTTATCGAACTACATTTGATACTGCAGGTTGAAGATAGCGAACTTGCTGATGTTGCTGCAGTAAGTGCTGGAAATAACTATGAAGTTGGCAACATGATAGCTGAGGCTATGAGCAAGGTTGGGCGGCAGGGTGTGGTCACACTCGAAGAAGGAAAGAGTGCTGAAAACAACCTCTATGTTGTTGAAGGGATGCAGTTCGATCGAGGCTATATTTCTCCCTACTTCGTAACTGACAGTGAGAAAATGACAGTGGAGTATGAGAACTGCAAGGTCTGAGGCACTCTCTAGCTTGACAACTTGCCTACTTAATTTCATTAATCACCATCTTCATGAGTTTCGTGCTCTTAAGCTGATGTTTGTTCTATTACCCAGCTGCTTCTTGTGGACAAGAAAATTAACAATGCCAGAGATCTTATCACTATTCTGGAAGACGCAATCAAGAGCGGATATCCAATTCTCATAATCGCAGAGGATATTGAGCAGGAAGCTCTTGCTACCCTTGTGGTCAATCGGCTTAGAGGTGCATTGAAGATTGCTGCCATAAAAGCCCCTGGTTTTGGAGAGCGCAAGAGTCAATACCTGGATGATATTGCTACTCTGACAGGAGGTGAATTTATGCGTTGATGTGATACGATGTGTCCTATTGTGACTTTGTTCACTAATAACAAAGGTCATTCTCTGTGCAGGCACTGTCATCAGAGAAGAAATTGGACTGTCCCTGGATAAAGCAGACAGCGAAGTCCTAGGTACTGCTGCCAAGGTTCTAGTGACTAAGGACACAACGACAATAGTTGGAGATGGTAGTACGCAAGAGGAAGTAAGCAAAAGGGTGACACAAATCAAGAACCAGATTGAGGTCTGTAAATGTTTCCATATCCTGTTTGTCGAATCATCTTTGTTAGTTTTCCACATGGCCCTTCTTTATTTGTCGAGTCTCTTTTGGCTTCTCTGTTTTAAAGTACAGAGTTTTGTTAGCTTGTTGCACATGTCACTTGAAGTGTAGACAGAAATGCTTTGACTGATATTCCGTTccaaaacttttttttccttctcagGCTGCTGAACAGGAATATGAGAAGGAAAAGCTAAACGAGAGGATAGCCAAACTATCTGGTGGAGTTGCTGTCATTCAGGTGCTGCTCATGTTCCACAATTAGATACCTATTGATTTGCTTGGCAACAGGTGCAGAAAGGCTCCTGGTAGTGCACTAGTCTGCATTAGCAGAATATGACAGCTACAAAGTGGTACATCttgttgtgtaggtgggagcacAGACTGAAACTGAGCTTAAGGAGAAGAAACTGAGGGTTGAAGACGCACTGAATGCAACAAAGGTAATGTTGGGATGCACTGTGTTATCGTTGATTGTGCTTTTACATCAAGCTCTTTGTGTAATCCTTGCTTGCTAATTGACTGCTTGCTTTGTGGACAGGCGGCTGTTGAGGAAGGTATTGTTGTCGGTGGTGGCTGCACCCTTTTAAGGCTTGCAGCAAAAGTCGATGCCATTAAAGAAACCCTTGAGAATGATGAACAGAAGGTATGGAAAAAGCAAATGGAATCCTCTTTCCTGAAGTTTCAGTATTAGAATGCTACCCTTTTTTCAAGTGCTTTGTTCCACGAAATTTACCTACCTGTCTCTTTGCCTTTTCAAGATTGGTGCTGAAATCGTAAGGAAGTCCTTGAGTTACCCCCTTAAATTGATTGCGAAAAATGCTGGTGTTAACGGCAGCGTTGTTACTGAAAAGGTTCgggactcaaatttgctctcGGATATGAATTTGGATGTTTGAAACTTGCCCGTAACTAATATGGAACTTGCCTGCATTCAGGTCCTTGCCAATGACAACTTCAGGTATGGATACAATGCCGCTACAGGAAAGTACGAGGATTTGATGGCTGCTGGTATTATTGACCCCACCAAGGTATGTGCTTGCAGGAGCAATGCTTTATTGAACAAGCACCACGCCCATTTAATTAACCCGATTCCTCGCAAAAACAGGTGGTGAGGTGTTGCCTGGAGCACGCCGCATCGGTGGCGAAAACTTTCATCACCTcggacgccgtcgtcgtcgacatCAAGGAGGCAGAGCAGGCGCCTGCTGCAAACCCGATGGCAGGTTCAGGTATATACAGTACAGAGACAAAACGTGCTTTTCTACAGTCATCTGCTATCTCTCGTATCCAGTAGTATCTTTGCCTAACCTGTTTTACTTGTGTGTGCAGGTTATGGGTTCTAATTTGAGAGAAGAGCTCTGTTTGATTCCGTGTTCCTTGGGGCAGCACAGCAGCATGGTATACATCGATGGTGGCAGAAACGAACTAGCAGCGTTATGTTTCGAGAAGGAAGAAATTTTAGTGTTTTCATGATCTGGAATAACATGATAGTATTTGGTTTTACACTGGTCTTGAAAAGTGAACAGTGAGCTATATATAGACGATATTCTCAAGCTGTTGGCTAGTCAGTCTTGTGGTAATTAATGCTGTGGTTTCATGTGGAAAAGACTGGTTGGATCATTTGATCTAGCTAGCTTTGGCCCAGTGAGAATTGGACCGAAGGAACGGGTCAGGCGGCCCAGGCCTGGTGGTCAATCCCCGGCCCAGAGCGACGCCTGCAGCCGGCTGGCCGGAATCCTTCCGCGGCCGATCGAGTCCTCAGCCGTCTAGACAGACAAACAAAGCAATCGTCTAGTAGAGGAGCAAGAGGCCATGTTCCTGGACGCTTATGATTAATTAACATCTATTCCAAGTTTAATTTTGACAAAAGTGTGTTTATTACTAGTTAAGTTATAATCAATTAGGGGCGTCACAAAATTAACACACAAATCATCGTATCATCATCATTCCAATAACATACATCCCACACGGACGTTACAGTTGGTTACAGTTGAAGAAACAAGACAAACCAACAAACTCAAAACAGATGAAACACTAGACACAAACAAAACCCAACACAACACGAGCTAAGCACGCACGATACGATCTTCATCTTGTCTTCCAGCAGGCCATTAAGCAGCATAGAGATGGAGCTCGGTCTcactcgtcgtcctcgtcttcgtcttcatcgTCATCGTCGGGACGGTAAGTGGTAGCCTGCTGGAGGAGGTCAGCCATGGAGGGGTCGACCTTGGGGTTCCCATCCTCGTCCTCCGACGCCGGCTCCACGTCCATGGACTCCTGCGAGCCAccttcatcctcctcctcctcctcctcatcatcctcgtcGTCGCTGCAGTCGCAAGCTTGGTCCCGGTGTTGGTGGCACTCGGGGCAGCACTGGCAGAGGTCCGCCTCTAGCTTGCCGCACCTGTCGCAGCACTCGCAGTCTCGCTTCCGGTTGCCGCAGTCGCTGCAGAGGCCGCTGCTGGAGTTGTTGCTCATCTTTCCAGCGGAGATGTGAGAATGCTTGTTAGCTCTCCGGCCTTGTTGCTAGGCTAGCGAGCCAGTTGCATCTTTGTAGATAGAAGCAAGCAAGCCGGCGAGGCAGGCAGAAGGAGCTAGCTCTAGCTCTAGAGTCAGAATTGCATGCATATGGATCGAGCTAGCATGCATCTAGTATCATGTGTTCCTTGATTGGGCCAGTTCCATTGGAGATTCTTGTTCAAGACCAGCATACATATCTCGTCTCTAGCAGTCTTGGCCTCACTGAGGGAGGGGTTCAGCACAAATTACATGCAGCCTGCACCGCACTGCAGGCCGTTGCCATTCAGTTGCACGAGTTGGCTTTTACTAAATGCTACTTCCTCAGTCTCAAGTTTAGTACCTGAGGGAGACACTTATTACGGACCTGAGGGAGTACTCTTATGGCTTCACCAGCAATGGAAAATCGTTTCTACAAAGTAATTGCAACGAATGCTCCTTGCTGTTGCACGAGAGGTGTGCCTCTGGGTGGTCAGTTGCAAGCAGTCAGTGCTGTGGATGACTCAACTGCTGGGTATTGGTTAGC includes:
- the LOC100831455 gene encoding histone H2A.Z-specific chaperone chz1 isoform X1 → MSNNSSSGLCSDCGNRKRDCECCDRCGKLEADLCQCCPECHQHRDQACDCSDDEDDEEEEEEDEGGSQESMDVEPASEDEDGNPKVDPSMADLLQQATTYRPDDDDEDEDEDDE
- the LOC100842360 gene encoding ruBisCO large subunit-binding protein subunit beta, chloroplastic, translating into MASPFGGTSTCGLKAAAPAGFATKKQLSLVLPPCVSLPQKFRPRRKCSFRVNAAKELYFNKDGSAIKKLQNGVNKLADLVGVTLGPKGRNVVLESKYGSPKIVNDGVTVAKEVELEDPVENIGAKLVRQAAAKTNDLAGDGTTTSVILAQGMITEGVKIVAAGANPVQIARGIEKTAKALVSELRKMSKEVEDSELADVAAVSAGNNYEVGNMIAEAMSKVGRQGVVTLEEGKSAENNLYVVEGMQFDRGYISPYFVTDSEKMTVEYENCKLLLVDKKINNARDLITILEDAIKSGYPILIIAEDIEQEALATLVVNRLRGALKIAAIKAPGFGERKSQYLDDIATLTGGTVIREEIGLSLDKADSEVLGTAAKVLVTKDTTTIVGDGSTQEEVSKRVTQIKNQIEAAEQEYEKEKLNERIAKLSGGVAVIQVGAQTETELKEKKLRVEDALNATKAAVEEGIVVGGGCTLLRLAAKVDAIKETLENDEQKIGAEIVRKSLSYPLKLIAKNAGVNGSVVTEKVLANDNFRYGYNAATGKYEDLMAAGIIDPTKVVRCCLEHAASVAKTFITSDAVVVDIKEAEQAPAANPMAGSGYGF